gaTACTCAGTATTGTGAACTAGTAGATGCAGCAGAAATGGTATCTGATTTTGACCAAACGTTTATTCAATTTTCTGAGGAGAGACGAAATGATCTCAAAAATAACACAGTGGTCTTAGAACAGTATAAGTCAGTTCAGGAAGATGGTTGTGAAGAGTTACCAAATAGTCTTTCCGAAACTCTTAGTAAAACACAAGAAGTCCTCATTCCTTCAAGACAAAAAACTAACACAGTAACCAAAGGAACCAAAGAAGCTTTTATCAAAGAGACCACAAAGCAATTTCTGTATAACGATATAGATAAAGAAGAATTAACCTTAGAGGGGTTTCAAACTGGAGTTagcaaatttgttaaaatacctcAAGACCAATTAGAGAGCCAGTTATTAGATGGAGATGAAACAAATGTAACTCCAAAATGTAGCATTGCCCAAAATGGAAGTGACAATGGAATCGAAGTATCTGAAgattcattaaaactaaaaaaacaatatttttgtgatGAAGAAATGTGTGATGCTCCTCAGTTTGAAGGATTTAAAACTGCAGCTGGTAAAGCTGTAAAAATATCAGAAGAATCATTAAAGAAAGCAAAACAGCTGTTAGAATGTGAAGAGCAAAGTAAAGTTACATTCATAGGTTTTCAAACTGCGAGTGGCAAAACTGTTACAATATCAGAAGAGtctttaaataaagcaaaacagTTATTTGATGGAAATGACATAGACATAGCTTCAAAATCTGTTAGCTTTGAAACTGCATGTTGCAATGTTTACACATCAGAAGAAtcattaaaacaagaaaaacatatAGTCAATAATAAAGAATTATGTCAAGATAAACTCGAACAGGTTCAAACTGCTATTGGTGAAACTGTAATTATATCAGAAGAGTCTTTAAAGAGAGCAGAACAGATAATTGATGTGGAAGATGCACACATAGGTCCAAAATTAGGTGGATTTCAAACTGCAGGTGGcaaaattgtgaaaatatctGAAGAATCTTTAAAGAAAGCAAAAAAGCTATTTGATGAGGAAGAAACATGTGTAACTTCAAAATGTAGCAGCTTTCAAAATGAAAGTGATAGTAAAGTTAAAACAGAAGATTCAATCATTAAAAAATCAAAGCAATGGTTTTACGAGAAGGAAGTATGTGATGCTCCTCAGTTTGAAGGATTTAAAGCTGCATCtggtaaaactgtaaaaatatcagAAGAATCATTAAAGAAAGCAAAACAGTTATTTGATGGAAATGATATAGACATAGCTTCAAAATCTGTTAGCTTTGAAATTGCATGTTGTAATGTTTACACATCAAAAGAATCAAAACAAGacaaaaatttagttaatgatGAAGAATTATGTCATGGTAAACTAGAACAGTTTCAAACTGCTGTTGGTGAAACTGTAAAAATATCAGAAGGGTCTTCAAAGAGAGAAAAACAGATGATTGACGTAGACAATGCACATATAAATCCAAAATTTTGTGGATTTCAAACTGCAGGTGGTAAAATTGTGAACATATCAGAAGAAtctttaaaaaaagcaaaagagTTATTTGATGAAAAAGAAACATTTGTAACTCCAAAATGTAGCAGCTTTCAAAATGAAAGTGACAGTAAAGTTAAAAAAGAAGATTCATTAGAAAAATCAACACAATGGTTTTACGAGGAAAGACTATGTGATGCTCCTCAGTTTGAAGGATTTCAAACTGCAGCtggtaaaactgtaaaaatatcagAAGAATCATTAAAGAAAGCAAAACAGTTGTTAAATTGTGAAGAGCAGTGTAAATCTACAACTTTCTTAGGTTTTCAAACTGCGGGtggaaaaactgttaaaatatcaGAAGAGtctttaaataaagcaaaacagATATTTGATGGAAAAGATATAGACATAGATTCAAAATCTGGTAGCTTTCTAACTGGATGTTCCAATGTTTTCACGTCTGAAGAATCATTAAAAAGAGAAAAAGATTTAGTTAATGATGAAGAATTGTGTCAAGGTAAACTCAAGCAGTCTAAACCTGCTATTggtgaaactttaaaattatcagAAGAGTCCGTCAAGAAAGCAAAAAAGTTGACTAATTCTGATCAGCAGtgtaaatctaaaaaaatcagAGGATTCCAAACTGCAGGtggtaaaactgtaaaaatatctGAAGATTCTTTAAAGAAAGCAAAACGGTTATTTGATGAAAATGAAGTAGATGTAGATCTAACATTTGGTACCTTTGAAATTCCAAGTAACAACACTGTTAGAACatcacaaaaaaaatgtaataaattgaacAGTTTATTTAACTGTCAAGACCATTGTGAAGTTTCTACATTCAGAGGTTTTCAATCTGTGTGTGACAAACCTGTTGAAATATCAGAAAAAGCTTCAAAGAAAGTGAAACTGTTACATGGTGAAGAAGAAATACAATTAACTTCAAGTTTTGATGGATGTCAAGCTTTTGCTGGAAAAACTGTTGAAATATTAGAAGGGTCTTCAAAGAATGCTAAACAGATTTTAGATGTGGAAGATGTACACTTAGCTACAAACTTTGTTGGGTTTCAAACTGCAGGTGGCAAATCTGTCGAAATATCAGAAAAGTCTTTAAAGAAAGCAAAACAGTTGATTGATTTAGAAAATGCACACATAGGTCCAAAATTTGATGGGTTTCAAACTGCAGCTGGTAAAGCTGTAAAAATATCAGAAGAATCATTAAAGAAAGCAAAACAGCTTTTAGATTGTGAAGAGCAGTGTAAAGTTACATTCATAGGTTTTCAAACTGCTGGTGGTAAAACTGTTGAAATATCAGAAGAGTCTTTAAAGaaagcaaaaaaattatttgatggTGATGAAATAGATATAGTTCCACAATTTCATGGTTTTCAAAATGCATGTGGTAATACTGTACTAACAGCGAAAGATTCATTAAAAGCTAAGCAGATGCTTAGCAATGAAGAACTACATGATGACCCTGCATTGAAAAACTATCAGAATGGATTTACCAAAGaggctttaaatattttgaatcaaaATATGGAGCCCTGTTGTTCAAAAGAATTTCACTTAATGGATAATTCATTTATTGAAATAGCTGATAAGTCAGGTAATAATTTCAAACACATTGATAATTCTGAAATTCATCCTATTGCAACTACTGAATTTGGTCCTGAAGTAAAGAAAAATGATATTTTACAGATGTACAGGATATCAGAcagtaaagtaatgaaaaaatttagagaaaatgATGAAAGTGTTATAGATATTTTGAATCCACCAAAAAAACCAAGGAAACTATTTGAGGGGATTGAATTTCATAATAGACATAATGCACTGAACAATCATTCTCCAGTTACCATAAGTTtcaattcttcaaatgaatacTCATCTGTTATATCTGAAGAAGATTTAAACTTGCTCAACCAGTCTGTAATAAGAACAAGCAATCATAATTCATCTTTAAGAAAAATTGGAAATAACAGTCAAAATATTGATATTCCAGAAAAGAATTTTGTCTTGTCCCCTAATGTTGCTCGCGAAGTGTCTGAGAGTATGGCAGCATTGATGGCTGATGAAGAATCTTCTTCACCATTTTCAAAATCATTGTTAAAACCCTGTCTGTCATCACCAAGTATGGTTTATGACAGACAAATCAAATTACCTCCTATTGATTGTTTTGAgaatgatgtttatataaatgataaacaattAAGCCCTGTGCTAGGCagtttcagtaattttaaaaaatgttaaatgtggCAAGAAAGTTTTGCAGTCGCCTGATCCAAAGTCAACTCCATTGATAAAAAATGATTCTTTAAAACTTCCTTATGTTACTTCAACACCTAATGAAACAACAATAAGAGTTAAGAACATTCAATCAAACCAGAAATGTTTGGAAACTGTATTTGAAGAGAATGAAAATGAATGGAAGTTTTGCAATGAAGCATTTGTTTTAGAATTAGAAATAGCAAGAAAACAAGCAGGTGATAATCAAGAAAACTTAAtcaaagaaaaacttaaattgttcAAATCAATACGACCTTGTAAAGGTTCATATTTATTGAGAAAACAAGTACAAAGAGGGAGATCTCTAAGGAGCTTAGCAGAACTTAAGCACTTACAGTATAAAGAGCTAAACCAGGtagtgtattgttttatatttaatactatacaaatttagttaaatcatttttacatcatttaaatatgcttagtttaataattagtgttgtaagTTAACCTGAGGTTCTAATTTAAACatgtacatgttttaaaataatataaagttgatcaaataaatagtacaaactttttctctttttaaagGGTAAAAAAAGTATGGATACCGCTTATTAACTTTTTGACAACCCCACCTAGTAAAAACCAAACTCAGTATATATCTGTAGGTTATAAAACTGCAATTTTCAGTTAATAACACAACATTGCccaaaatcaaacattttagatctaacttaaaaattttaaatgtaaatcccCATCAAGTTACACACCGTATTAAGTTTCTGTGAAAGGACCTAGATCTCGAGCCAGCACAAATTGGGCCCTAagtcaagttaaaaatatttttaattgggaAAGTAATGAATATCAATATTCATTGTTTAACAGTGAGCAAAACCCACAATAACATTCCTAACAAGCTTTGACCTGATTTGACTAACAAGGGTCTCCAGTCTTACCAACTATTATGTGACTCAAGGGAACGTGTTTTAGTCTGTTGATGGAGTTCACAAAGTTAAGAAGTGGTTATTAACGTAATAAGTGGTTTTATAACGATTTTAATTATGCATGGTTATGGAGATCGGATTGGATCTTATGATGAGGTGAGAAACTTTTTCAATGACACTTTTCCAAATCACAACCCTATCTCAAGATCACGAATGGAAAAATCATAAAACGTTTTGAAGAGACCGGCAGAGCGAAAGACCTTCCCAGAACCGGAAGACCACAGTCAGCTTCTAGTGATGAAATACCAGTGTTTTGCAATATGTGTAGCCTTACAAAAACTACTTAGTTTATGAACTTTCTGAGGACGACTTTGATCATTAAGCCCAATTTCACaagttaatgataaaaaataatgataatatttcgTTTTATTGAAGGAAAGAGACTTTcatccccgcacttagtcctaaaaggacctttacgCCTCCCTAACTTGTATTTATGTCCTCAAAATTTGAGACTTTTACAgaaaccaatcagatttgaggactcctgttctctgatatccttagGGCTAAGGAGATATGCCCCtaggaatcttttccgaattgTAGATATGGCAGGACAATGTAGCCATATGTGCTCCGCTGATTTTTCAGCTTCTCCGCAGAGTCTGtattcatcagtctggctaagaCCCACCTTCATAAGATGTTTTCTGAGGGAGTTATGTCCTGTCAGCATTCCTATAATCTTCCTTATATCCTACTTACTCTGATTTCGGAGAGATGTCCACCCTTTAGACAAACCTTTCCCCAATCGTTGGATAGGTAAAAGAGGAGCTATCAAATGATCACCTGATCTATCATCAATGGATTACTTTTACTATGTGTGGGGCCATGTGAAAGACAATGTATATGAATCAAAACCATAATGCATAAACAATTTGAGAAACCGAATTGTGCAAGAAACTCAAAGAATTCCACTGGAATCTGCCTAACTTGACACTTCAGGACTTTACATCAAGCacattataaaaactatcaaTGGGGAGCAGTTTGAGCATCTGTTATAAAATCATTGAGGTCAGTAAGACCAAAACGAAACAAAGTTTACTAACATTTCCATTTGTAAATCATGTTTGTTTcacttttatgataaaaaaatcattgattcAAATGagtttaaatatcataaatttgtttataacttgttatttttaacagttttagttgtaagaatattttaaatttgaattagacACCACTTTATACTGGCTTGAGATAGCGATCTATAAGTTTGACTGTTAATTTTCTTCATACAGACTTTTAAAACAATGTGTAACTTGTTGGaggtttacattaaacatttgtaaGTTGGGACCAAATTTTGGTATACCTGAGTATACCCAAATGCATACTAAGTTTGGTATTTTAACTGtggttgttaaaattttaatatggaaTCCATATGTTTTATTCATCCTGCATAATAGACATTGTGTTTCTCTGTTCTCACACAACCAGAGAGCTTTGAAGAGTATAGATAGTTatagtttaatacattaataGTCCCCACTGATTTAGTTGCATTTTTAACAAACTAGTCAAAATTagatttttgaacaaaaattccatgtagatttttttattattttgtgagcaATAAAATATGAGAATTTAATACAGATTAATAGTCCTTATTTTAATAgtgttaataatacaaattttgacttattaaaaataatttattgttatgtttaaattattagaacatGACAATGACTTTAGTACATAATAGTGATtttgacgtaaatgagaaatttcTTAACATCAGACAATACTGTATAATTATATGCTATACAGTAAGTAGTCTCTATTGCAGTTTCCCACTTTACCCAAACTATAGtttgttacattttgaaaatgtatatttctgataaataactttttttgctaaaaatataaaaaactcaatacAAATGAAATAGTGTGTATTTCAATTTGCTTATTAAGTACAAATTTACGTACTAAATGCACAAGCCAAAAACACAAGTGGAAGTCTGTTTAGTGTGACTGATGTATACTTTTAGAAAgaacattttccaaaaacaagAC
The Homalodisca vitripennis isolate AUS2020 chromosome 1, UT_GWSS_2.1, whole genome shotgun sequence DNA segment above includes these coding regions:
- the LOC124361514 gene encoding LOW QUALITY PROTEIN: breast cancer type 2 susceptibility protein homolog (The sequence of the model RefSeq protein was modified relative to this genomic sequence to represent the inferred CDS: deleted 1 base in 1 codon); the protein is MCDAPQFEGFKTAAGKAVKISEESLKKAKQLLECEEQSKVTFIGFQTASGKTVTISEESLNKAKQLFDGNDIDIASKSVSFETACCNVYTSEESLKQEKHIVNNKELCQDKLEQVQTAIGETVIISEESLKRAEQIIDVEDAHIGPKLGGFQTAGGKIVKISEESLKKAKKLFDEEETCVTSKCSSFQNESDSKVKTEDSIIKKSKQWFYEKEVCDAPQFEGFKAASGKTVKISEESLKKAKQLFDGNDIDIASKSVSFEIACCNVYTSKESKQDKNLVNDEELCHGKLEQFQTAVGETVKISEGSSKREKQMIDVDNAHINPKFCGFQTAGGKIVNISEESLKKAKELFDEKETFVTPKCSSFQNESDSKVKKEDSLEKSTQWFYEERLCDAPQFEGFQTAAGKTVKISEESLKKAKQLLNCEEQCKSTTFLGFQTAGGKTVKISEESLNKAKQIFDGKDIDIDSKSGSFLTGCSNVFTSEESLKREKDLVNDEELCQGKLKQSKPAIGETLKLSEESVKKAKKLTNSDQQCKSKKIRGFQTAGGKTVKISEDSLKKAKRLFDENEVDVDLTFGTFEIPSNNTVRTSQKKCNKLNSLFNCQDHCEVSTFRGFQSVCDKPVEISEKASKKVKLLHGEEEIQLTSSFDGCQAFAGKTVEILEGSSKNAKQILDVEDVHLATNFVGFQTAGGKSVEISEKSLKKAKQLIDLENAHIGPKFDGFQTAAGKAVKISEESLKKAKQLLDCEEQCKVTFIGFQTAGGKTVEISEESLKKAKKLFDGDEIDIVPQFHGFQNACGNTVLTAKDSLKAKQMLSNEELHDDPALKNYQNGFTKEALNILNQNMEPCCSKEFHLMDNSFIEIADKSGNNFKHIDNSEIHPIATTEFGPEVKKNDILQMYRISDSKVMKKFRENDESVIDILNPPKKPRKLFEGIEFHNRHNALNNHSPVTISFNSSNEYSSVISEEDLNLLNQSVIRTSNHNSSLRKIGNNSQNIDIPEKNFVLSPNVAREVSESMAALMADEESSSPFSKSLLKPCLSSPSMVYDRQIKLPPIDCFENDVYINDKQLSPVLAVSVILKNVKCGKKVLQSPDPKSTPLIKNDSLKLPYVTSTPNETTIRVKNIQSNQKCLETVFEENENEWKFCNEAFVLELEIARKQAGDNQENLIKEKLKLFKSIRPCKGSYLLRKQVQRGRSLRSLAELKHLQYKELNQLILLGIKRAVIDVSASNAVGFRFFARDYYSEDICSSNVKGIPVGDGALLILAADGTAGVMEVTRAFLASPNVDPSLISQEWVRNHYRWIVLKMAATERMFPENLANKYLTPDNLMFQLKYRYDREIDMCQRSALRKILEKDESSSKPMVLFVADILNVLDIEGSGEKEGRELVLSDGWYSVTASIDREMSLMVRRSVVRVGTKLLVVGADLINNEDGCHPLETPANVRLRISTNSTRRARWYTRLGFCQHVPPPARLEEVLGRGGTVPALSSTVFRTYPLLFLEKLPDGKTVIRGERAEQTAADAYQLRRQQCAETILSQLQTETDTGVSRSRRKQQSVTRASLKQVTNTKELLSLLEGVEDISVFQEVLTKDQLSVIQEHRQEEASRLQLQLQDKLIKRLDEKIAPRVVTRMLKVRLADEEKQLNRSAILTVWNPSDDVLSLLTEGNILTFHSLTASGYSRYGDLQLTSSRQTRYSLHRHSVLPRQVTPLSALNDAGYMPQFSEVDVVGLVLPRSDVAEDSRLIYISDANYNFLGISFCMDIKDTGFANTLTPGSVICASNLHWSCNLVSWSLPTVFATEMSSFSQNPRQKHLHEALQQLKERLSSLDSDTYRNECVKRLKSLIARRNSGGSAQTSATTPTVSSVPITSCSSNEKSTTVVANSKLHSASVVESCDTPTGRKLAWLEQFGEPPPLSPLALSTPTRLKRSFRPPKKNVNESS